In Cataglyphis hispanica isolate Lineage 1 chromosome 22, ULB_Chis1_1.0, whole genome shotgun sequence, a single window of DNA contains:
- the LOC126857685 gene encoding putative ATP-dependent RNA helicase DHX57 has translation MDYRSQQLMKDDVLEAQSTSKSNTNSAKSSKEKDVMSTSSSVPRKLKVEMQTLQISEESEQQLYDSLIHIYGNDFKLADTAELEEKTSNLDKQYWMERGNLVVKGIVDYSSKDTTPKTQDQITQQFATSKLESYGFHLSHCIQALTYTKGNLGKSLELLFCKYYGVENIQKNENSEIPDAAELLERQLEEKEALESIYGDAFSEKIKNSIWMVQLKLDYLTNNKKVIQEVKKQEKKVCQFFVHNKCTFKDKCRFLHQLPQKVSNVPIVEDPYFTLEIRFPEGSKYPYEPPYFYFYKNNEIFPRIKCLRIARRLYNEALLLSLDGIPSIFSIISLLEDEYNIKTYLEENKEQFLHQYEALCPKEQEKEEELPSHYKLGSTSKKNRDNISWEQINKENDLIEKKFMDKKENPNYMRMQEVRKKLPAWSKTNEILETVHENQVVIISGETGCGKSTQVPQFILDEWIINRLKSKDKPHINIICTQPRRISAIGVAERVAAERDESVGNTIGYQIRLESKISSKTRLTFCTMGILLQKLSGNLELSDVTHIIVDEVHERSADSDFLLMLLKELLPKRPSLKIILMSATLKADTFSSYFGKAPVLNIPGKTFPVEQIFLEDALERIGYVLEENTQFTRKLKCDWDQFQTELEMADLKIGEYANTPKESIKDENLTLVQLVSRYRGYSKQTYKSLYIMNQEKINFELIEKTLEWIVFGEHDYPKTGSILVFLPGMNDILAMKDRLHHNNNFSPNNKGFLIIPLHSSLSNEEQNLVFKKTGKDIRKIVLSTNLAETSITIDDCVFVIDSGKIKEMRFNSNQNMESLETCWISRANAVQRMGRSGRVMPGVCIHLYTSHRFKYHFAAQPIPEILRIPLEPLLLHIQLMHKGKKVDLYEILGKVIEPPTIDSITSAIIRLQDVGAFNSERVLTPLGHHLAKLPVNVRIGKLILYGAIFCCLDSALTIAACLSHKSPFNVPMDMINKVNPKKTFYMAESDQLTVLNAYKKWLAAYSRSAYAGQVFAFKNYLSINTLRTLADIKYQFLELLVSIGFAPIDLPKRRPKIDNILEITGDELNVNNDNCKLLQGLLCAALYPNIVKVFTPGKSFQAQSTGMIPMSPKPNELKFRTRHDDFVNIHPSSVNFHIGHFTSPYLVFQEKIKTSKVFINEVSMIPILSLILFSSYELRTEMHNGRYMLSLDDGWIMFAIESHNVGLLLQRMRIELTKLLEQKMQDPLLNLLNHQQGKSIIHTIINIVTKE, from the exons ATGGATTATCGTAGTCAACAATTAATGAAAGATGATGTATTAGAAGCACAAAGCACATCCAAGTCGAACAC AAATTCTGCAAAAAGCTCTAAGGAGAAAGATGTCATGTCTACAAGCTCATCAGTGCCTAGGAAGCTCAAGGTGGAAATGCAAACACTGCAAATATCTGAGGAATCTGAGCAACAACTCTATGACAgtcttatacatatttatggaaat GATTTTAAACTTGCTGACACTGCAGAGCTTGAAGAAAAAACATCAAATTTAGACAAACAATACTGGATGGAGCGAGGTAATTTAGTTGTCAAAGGAATAGTAGATTATTCTTCTAAAGATACCACGCCGAAGACCCAGGACCAAATAACACAGCAATTTGCTACATCTAAATTAGAAAGCTATGG tttccATCTTTCACATTGTATACAAGCTTTAACGTATACAAAAGGCAATTTGGGGAAATCTTTAGaactattattttgtaaatattatggagttgaaaatattcaaaaaaatgaaaactctGAAATTCCGGATGCTGCTGAATTATTGGAAAGACAACTGGAAGAAAAGGAAGCACTTGAATCAATTTATGGCGATGCGTttagtgaaaaaataaaaaatagcatttgGATGGTACAATTAAAGTtagattatttaacaaataataaaaaagttatacaagaagtaaaaaagcaagaaaagaaagtatgtcaattttttgttcataatAAATGCACATTTAAAGACAAATGCAGATTTCTACACCAATTACCACAGAAAGTATCCAATGTGCCAATTGTAGAAGATCCTTATTTCACGTTAGAGATAAGATTCCCCGAAg GATCTAAATATCCATATGAACcaccatatttttatttttataagaacaatgaaatatttccaCGTATAAAATGCCTAAGAATAGCAAGAAGATTGTACAATGAAGCCTTACTTTTATCTCTTGACGGTATCCCGtcgatattttctataatttcattattagaagatgaatacaatataaaaacttatttggAAGAAAATAAGGAACAATTTTTGCATCAGTATGAAGCATTGTGCCCAAAAgaacaagagaaagaagaagaattgCCTAGTCATTACAAACTTGGTAGCACCAGTAAGAAAAACAGAGATAATATCTCCTGGGAAcagattaataaagaaaatgatttaatagaaaaaaaatttatggataaaaaggaaaatcCTAATTATATGAGAATGCAGGAGGTACGAAAAAAATTGCCAGCATGGTCCAAGACAAATGAAATTTTGGAAACTGTACACGAAAATCAAGTTGTTATCATTTCTGGCGAAACCGGATGTGGCAAAAGTACTCAG gtaccacaatttattttagatgagtggattattaatagattaaagtcgAAGGATAAGcctcatattaatataatttgtactcAACCACGAAGAATAAGTGCCATAGGGGTTGCAGAACGAGTGGCAGCTGAGAGAGATGAATCTGTAGGAAATACAATTGGATATCAGATACGTTTGGAAAGCAAAATATCTAGTAAAACACGACTAACATTTTGCACCATGGGAATATTATTGCAGAAGTTGTCGGGGAATCTCGAGTTATCGGATGTGACTCACATTATAGTTGACGAGGTGCATGAGAGAAGCGCCGACAG TGATTTCTTACTCATGCTTTTAAAGGAATTATTACCGAAAAGGCcgtctttgaaaataatattaatgagcgCAACACTTAAAGCCGACACATTCTCTTCATACTTTGGAAAAGCCCCAGTTCTAAATATCCCGGGAAAAACTTTTCCAGTCGAACAAATCTTTCTCGAAGACGCACTCGAAAGAATAGGATATGTTCTCGAAGAAAATACTCAGTTCACTCGTAAGCTCAAATGTGATTGGGATCAGTTTCAAACCGAACTGGAAATGGCTGATTTGAAAATTGGCGAATACGCCAATACACCCAAAGAATCTATCAAGGATGAAAATTTGACGCTGGTGCAACTCGTCAGTAGATATCGTGGCTATTCCAAGCAGACGTATAAAAGCTTATACATTATGAATCaggaaaagattaattttgagTTAATAGAAAAGACTTTAGAATGGATTGTTTTTGGAGAACATGACTATCCCAAAACGGGTTCTATTTTA GTATTTCTACCAGGTATGAATGATATTCTTGCAATGAAAGATCGATTAcatcacaataataatttctcgccAAACAATAAAGGATTTCTTATCATACCTCTGCATTCGAGTCTTTCTAATGAAGAGCAAAatcttgtatttaaaaaaaccgGAAAAGATATCCGTAAAATCGTACTTAGCACGAATCTGGCTGAAACGTCTATAACCATAGACGATTGTGTATTCGTGATTGATTCAGGAAAGATCAAGGAAATGAGATTCAATTCGAATCAGAATATGGAAAGTTTAGAGACTTGCTGGATATCACGAGCAAACGCTGTGCAAAGAATGGGTCGTTCTGGTCGAGTAATGCCTGGAGTGTGCATCCATTTGTACACCTCGCATAG attCAAATATCACTTTGCTGCACAACCGATACCAGAAATACTAAGAATTCCTTTGGAACCGTTACTTCTACATATTCAGCTTATgcataaaggaaaaaaagtagATCTATATGAGATATTGG GGAAAGTGATAGAACCACCAACAATTGACAGTATTACGAGCGCCATAATACGTTTGCAGGATGTCGGCGCCTTTAACTCGGAACGTGTATTAACACCGCTTGGTCATCATTTAGCCAAACTACCTGTAAATGTACGAATCGGAAAATTGATACTGTACGGCGCGATTTTTTGCTGCTTGGATTCCGCGCTTACTATCGCCGCGTGTTTGTCGCACAAGAGTCCATTTAATGTACCAATGGATATGATAAATAAGGTCAATCCcaagaaaacattttacatgGCTGAATCAGACCAATTAACCGTCCTCAACGCTTATAAG AAATGGTTAGCCGCGTATTCACGCAGCGCTTATGCTGGTCAAGTGTtcgcttttaaaaattatttatccatAAATACATTGCGTACTTTAgcggatataaaatatcaatttttggaGTTGTTAGTATCGATCGGTTTCGCGCCTATCGATTTACCCAAGAGACGACCCAAGATTGACAATATCTTAGAGATCACTGGAGATGAATTGAAtgtcaataatgataattgcaAGCTATTGCAGGGTCTTCTCTGTGCGGCATTATATCCTAACATTGTAAAAGTTTTTACACCTGGAAAGTCATTCCAAGCACAATCTACTGGCATGATACCAATGTCGCCCAAACCAAACGAATTGAAGTTCAGAACGAGACACGACGATTTCGTCAACATTCATCCATCATCTGTGAATTTTCACATTGGACATTTCACAAGTCCGTATTTAGTATTCCAGGAGAAGATCAAGACTAGCAAAGTTTTCATTAACGAAGTGTCCATGATCCCAATTttgtctttaatattattctctagTTATGAATTACGCACGGAAATGCATAACGGAAGATATATGCTTTCTTTGGACGATGGTTGGATTATGTTCGCGATAGAATCACACAAT GTGGGGCTACTCTTGCAAAGAATGAGAATAGAACTGACAAAATTACTAGAGCAAAAGATGCAAGATCCTCTATTGAATCTTTTAAACCATCAACAAGGCAaatcaattatacatacaattataaatatagtaacGAAGGAAtag
- the LOC126857692 gene encoding 39S ribosomal protein L41, mitochondrial, whose protein sequence is MASSCMILRRGIATSCICHGKRNFRKFLLYNKRGSRNFKEQQAKNPDPDIPIDKRGVRDTGYNVDGKWVHVPEMIPELIVPSLEGFTLKPYVSYKVDNFTEPEFTAQDLFDAVYSEKIKEDFANNQLTETGEPLNPSDHEKLTPQQAKDNASKTGCDIFDEGKPL, encoded by the exons ATGGCATCTTCGTGTATGATACTGCGACGTGGTATCGCGACTTCCTGCATTTGTCATGGGAAgcgaaattttcgaaaattcttactatataataaacgtGGCAGTCGTAACTTTAAAGAGCAACAGGCGAAAAATCCAGATCCTGATATACCAATAGATA agagAGGTGTAAGAGATACGGGATATAATGTAGATGGTAAATGGGTTCATGTGCCAGAGATGATTCCTGAATTAATTGTTCCTTCATTGGAAGGATTTACTTTGAAACCATATGTGTCGTACAAAGTGGATAACTTTACGGAACCCGAATTTACTGCACAGGATTTGTTTGATGCAgtatattctgaaaaaataaaggaagactttgcaaataatcaattaaccGAGACTGGAGAGCCATTGAATCCTAGTGATCATGAAAAGCTTACGCCGCAACAAGCTAAGGACAATGCCAGTAAAACAGGTTGTGACATTTTTGATGAAGGAAAACCattgtaa
- the LOC126857687 gene encoding MAP/microtubule affinity-regulating kinase 3-like yields the protein MDTGPTQGKKQIRVGFYDIEGTIGKGNFAVVKLARHRITKTEVAIKIIDKTQLDSTNLEKVYREVEIMKQLEHPHIVKLYQVMETKNMIYMVCEYASKGEIFDYIARYGRMGEPRARATFAQILSAVEYCHVTGVAHRDLKAENLLLDAQMNVKIADFGFSNRFAPGERLSTWCGSPPYAAPEVFRGKHYAGPEIDVWSLGVVLYVLVCGALPFDGSTLQSLRDRVLSGRFRIPYFMTTDCESLIRKMLVLEPSKRYTIPQIKRHRWMAGTADSICSVIVTRPSPSIQEPNEQILRLMHSLGIDISRTRESLRNSSYDHHAAIYFLLLERLKQHRVSSTINNTCWSTVARTKEDKFKSRAREDTGRGSKRFSSTSSSTDEGCCSAEGDLEEGPSGDELREAQIKLEEHRLGLDHDISQRIDSQIVNRRLSDYQHHFDNPLMDPIDPPSRTTLFMAGGSGSSSSELFESSFDSGCPPDYTGTNCFTSSLPSCTPPPPKSPSPITGRISRVSQGRRASDAGPRLLFCQQGVGDRPSKQRSIQDSGKARGHLDLVHLRPPSTPPDNQQQFKMRGDSGTQLQLLVQQRMLQQKRNLYHRHRSGGSPTPIPVSTTGSGTSRRADHVPRQDSYKLAQRTQILPPLSQGHVDRNFDRNRKRDEERWKSLPSRLAADCQLAERSLIWSQQVGLSGGASYLPPGSVGGFLWPTTSNPHSTIFENVGDPME from the exons ATGGATACTGGACCTACACAGGGTAAAAAGCAAATCCGCGTGGGATTTTACGATATCGAAGGAACTATTGGCAAAGGCAACTTTGCTGTTGTAAAATTGGCTAGACATCGAATCACGAAAACAGAG GTGGCTATCAAGATAATCGATAAAACTCAATTAGATTCTACTAATCTAGAAAAAGTTTATAGAGAGGTTGAAATTATGAAGCAGCTGGAGCATCCGCATATCGTTAAATTATACCAGGTCATGGAAACAAAGAACATGATTTACATG GTGTGCGAATACGCGAGCAAAGGCGAGATATTCGATTACATAGCGCGATACGGAAGAATGGGAGAGCCCAGAGCACGTGCGACATTTGCTCAGATACTCTCCGCGGTCGAATATTGCCACGTAACGGGTGTAGCGCATCGTGATCTGAAGGCGGAGAACTTACTTCTCGACGCTCAGATGAACGTAAAGATCGCCGATTTTGGCTTCAGTAATAGATTTGCCCCGGGAGAACGGTTGAGCACGTGGTGCGGTAGCCCGCCTTACGCTGCTCCTGAAGTTTTCCGAGGAAAGCACTACGCCGGACCTGAAATCGACGTCTGG AGTCTGGGTGTTGTGTTATATGTGCTAGTATGTGGTGCACTGCCTTTTGACGGATCAACTCTTCAGTCATTGAGAGATCGCGTGTTAAGCGGCAGATTTAGAATTCCTTACTTTATGACTACAG atTGCGAAAGCCTAATACGCAAGATGTTGGTGTTGGAACCTTCCAAACGATATACCATTCCACAAATTAAGAGGCACCGTTGGATGGCGGGAACGGCGGATAGCATTTGTTCGGTGATCGTAACACGGCCATCACCGTCTATTCAGGAACCAAATGAGCAAATACTTCGATTAATGCATAGCTTAGGAATAGACATTAGTCGTACTAGAGAG TCCTTACGAAACAGCAGCTATGATCATCATGCTGCTATCTATTTCTTACTGCTAGAAAGATTGAAGCAACATCGCGTCAGCAGTACCATTAATAATACCTGCTGGTCTACTGTTGCAAGAacaaaagaagataaatttaaatcgag AGCAAGAGAAGATACCGGCAGAGGAAGTAAAAGATTTAGCTCGACGAGTTCCTCAACCGATGAAGGTTGTTGTAGCGCGGAGGGCGATTTGGAGGAAGGTCCGAGCGGCGACGAGTTGCGCGAAGCACAGATCAAACTCGAAGAGCACCGATTAGGCCTAGATCACGATATCAGTCAACGAATTGACAGTCAGATAGTCAATCGAAGATTAAGTGACTATCAACATCATTTTGATAACCCGCTTATGGATCCTATTGATCCACCCAGTCGAACGACCCTGTTTATGGCGGGCGGCAGCGGTAGCTCATCGTCAGAACTCTTCGAGTCCAGTTTTGATTCTGGCTGCCCACCAGATTATACGGGGACGAATTGTTTTACAAGCAGCCTACCGTCTTGCACGCCACCTCCACCCAAGAGTCCATCCCCTATCACTGGTAGAATATCCCGGGTCTCTCAGGGACGAAGAGCATCCGACGCTGGACCTAGATTACTGTTCTGTCAGCAGGGCGTCGGCGACAGACCGTCCAAGCAGAGAAGTATTCAAG ATTCAGGAAAAGCTAGAGGTCATTTGGATCTAGTCCATCTCAGGCCACCGTCCACGCCACCCGATAATCAGCAGCAATTTAAGATGCGCGGCGATTCGGGCACGCAGCTGCAGCTTTTAGTGCAGCAGCGTATGTTGCAGCAAAAGCGTAACTTGTATCATCGGCACAGAAGCGGCGGTAGTCCCACCCCGATTCCAGTTTCAACTACCGGAAGCGGCACCAGCAGACGCGCCGATCACGTGCCGAGACAAGATAGCTATAAACTGGCGCAACGAACGCAGATCTTGCCGCCTCTCTCTCAAGGACATGTCGACAGAAATTTTGACAGAAATAGGAAAAGGGACGAGGAAAGGTGGAAGAGTCTACCGTCCCGATTAGCAGCAGACTGTCAGTTGGCGGAGAGATCGCTAATATGGAGTCAACAG gtgGGCCTTAGCGGAGGCGCGTCTTACTTACCACCAGGAAGTGTAGGTGGTTTCTTGTGGCCCACTACAAGCAATCCACATTCAACCATCTTCGAAAATGTAGGGGATCCAATGGAATAA